The Oncorhynchus mykiss isolate Arlee chromosome 14, USDA_OmykA_1.1, whole genome shotgun sequence genome segment gagagacacagagatagagagacacagagagagagagacagagagcgagagagagacacagagagatagagagacacagagagagagagacagagagcgagaaagagagagagcgagaaagaaagagagagaaagaaagagagagaaagaaagagaatgaaaggagagcattgaagaaaaggaaagagaaaaagacagaaTTGAGCACCATTTCACACTTATTATGTTCCTCAAGTTCCATGACAATCTCAGTGTAATGCTGAGcatctacagtaggctacattaacAGTGTACTGATATGGCAATGTAACTATGGGATCTTCCCAGCAGGAAAAGTACCAGCCGTTATGACGTTATTACAGTGTTTCTATGATCAGAATCAGCTGAGAAGTGAAAGAACAGAGAGCTACAGTGAGACTCATCAGCCATGGAGGCCTGCCATTCCTGAACACCTACACTGACTATGTCACATGGGACACAACTCTATTGTAAGGCTGTAGCCAATCTGCTCCCAGTTAAGAGATTAGGGCAGGGTCACTCACCAGCGCCAAGAGTGTGATGCCAGCCCCGGCAAACGTTGCGATGTACAGGTCGTAGGTCAGACGGAACTGTAAAATAACAAAATCAGAGATGAGTCAAAGTAACCATGTGTCAATTCTAGACACACGTCGACATTCTAGACACGCGGCGACGCTCTAGACACGCGGCGACGCTCTAGACACTCGGCGACGCCCTAGACACGCGGCGACGCCCTAGACACGCGGCGACGCCCTAGACACGCGGCGACGCCCTAGACACGCGGCGACGCCCTAGACACGCGGCGACGCCCTAGACACACGCCGACGCTCTAGACACACTTTATTTCCTTGTGTCTGCCAAGTCTCATCATGAGAGAAACTGTATGACTGACCTCTCTGGTTGTGCAGACAGTGGATAGTGTCATTCCACAAGCCTTGCCTGGCAACGCATTCCATGGTAGAAGCCCTGAAAGAAATGGAAAAAAATACTTCTGATTCTCTGCTGTCAATTTTCAGCTTTTGTAGTTGGAAACAGATTTTTAGATTTCCAGAGTAGATTTTAATGAATTGAATTGAGCACTCGGAATCTACATGAATGATTAGGTCATATAGAGAACTACAGTGAGGGAAGGTTTACATATAGATGATTAGGTCATATAGAGAACTACAGTGAGGTCAGGTCTACATATAGATGATTAGGTCGTATAGAGAACTACAGTGAGGGAAGGTTTACATATAGATGATTAGGTCATATAGAGAACTACAGTGAGGGAAGGTTTACATATAGATGATTAGGTCATATAGAGAACTACAGTGAGGTCAGGTTTACATATAGATGATTAGGTCGTATAGAGAACTACAGTGAGGTCAGGTTTACATATAGATGATTAGGTCATATAGAGAACTACAGTGAGGGAAGGTTTACATATAGATGATTAGGTCGTATAGAGAACTACAGTGAGGGAAGGTTTACATATAGATGATTAGGTCATATAGAGAACTACAGTGAGGGAAGGTTTACATATAGATGATTAGGTCATATAGAGAACTACAGTGAGGTCAGGTTTACATATAGATGATTAGGTCGTATAGAGAACTACAGTGAGGTCAGGTTTACATATAGATGATTAGGTCATATAGAGAACTACAGTGAGGGAAGGTTTACATATAGATGATTAGGTCGTATAGAGAACTACAGTGAGGGAAGGTTTACATATAGATGATTAGGTCGTATAGAGAACTACAGTGAGGGAAGGTTTACATATAGATGATTAGGTCGTATAGAGAACTACAGTGACGTCAGGTCTACATATAGATGATTAGGTCGTATAGAGAACTACAGTGAGGGAAGGTTTACATATAGATGATTAGGTCATATAGAGAACTACAGTGAGGGAAGGTTTACATATAGATGATTAGGTCATATAGAGAACTACAGTGAGGTCAGGTTTACATATAGATGATTAGGTCGTATAGAGAACTACAGTGAGGTCAGGTTTACATATAGATGATTAGGTCATATAGAGAACTACAGTGAGGGAAGGTTTACATATAGATGATTAGGTCGTATAGAGAACTACAGTGAGGGAAGGTTTACATATAGATGATTAGGTCGTATAGAGAACTACAGTGAGGGAAGGTTTACATATAGATGATTAGGTCGTATAGAGAACTACAGTGACGTCAGGTCTACATATAGATGATTAGGTCGTATAGAGAACTACAGTGAGGTCAGGTTTACATATAGATGATTAGGTCATATAGAGAACTACAGTGAGGGAAGGTTTACATATAGATGATTAGGTCGTATAGAGAACTACAGTGAGGGAAGGTTTACATATAGATGATTAGGTCACATAGAGAACTACAGTGAGGGAAGGTTTACATATAGATGATTAGGTCATATAGAGAACTACAGTGAGGGAAGGTTTACATATAGATGATTAGGTCGTATAGAGAACTACAGTGACGTCAGGTCTACATATAGATGATTAGGTCGTATAGAGAACTACAGTGAGGGAAGGTTTACATATAGATGATTAGGTCATATAGAGAACTACAGTGAGGGAAGGTTTACATATAGATGATTAGGTCGTATAGAGAACTACAGTGACGTCAGGTCTACATATAGATGATTAGGTCGTATAGAGAACTACAGTGAGGGAAGGTTTACATATAGATGATTAGGTCATATAGAGAACTACAGTGAGGTCAGGTCTACATATAGATGATTAGGTCGTATAGAGAACTACAGTGAGGGAAGGTTTACATATAGATGATTAGGTCATATAGAGAACTACAGTGAGGGAAGGTTTACATATAGATGATTAGGTCATATAGAGAACTACAGTGAGGGAAGGTTTACATATAGATGATTAGGTCGTATAGAGAACTACAGTGACGTCAGGTCTACATATAGATGATTAGGTCGTATAGAGAACTACAGTGAGGGAAGGTTTACATATAGATGATTAGGTCATATAGAGAACTACAGTGAGGTCAGGTCTACATATAGATGATTAGGTCGTATAGAGAACTACAGTGAGGGAAGGTTTACATATAGATGATTAGGTCATATAGAGAACTACAGTGAGGGAAGGTTTACATATAGATGATTAGGTCATATAGAGAACTACAGTGAGGGAAGGTTTACATATAGATGATTAGGTCGTATAGAGAACTACAGTGAGGGAAGGTCTACATATAGATGATTAGGTCGTATAGAGAACTACAGTGAGGGAAGGTTTGATGTCCTTACCGTACTGCCTGGCGTCAATACAGAGCTGGTTGATGCTAGCTGGGTTCTTCTCAGTCAGGACGGTGATGGTGTGGCAGGTAGTGTCCATGTTGTAGAAGAAGTAGACAGGCAAGGCAGAGAAGGCAAACACCAATAGCCACACCACCACCAGCAGGTACGTTATCAATATAAActggagatgaagggagagagagatggatgtttATGAATCATAACAGGCCAAAAATGAATCAGTTTTGTTGAGCGCTCATCTCCACCCTCAAACTTACCCTCACTCTCTTACCTCAGCCCTCACTCTCTTACCTCAGCCCTCACTCTCTTACCTCCATCCCACTAGCCTCAGCCCCCACTCTACCTTCAACCCACCCTGTTACCGTCACACCTCCACCCTGTTACCCTCACACCTCCACCCTGTTACCCTCACCCTGTTACCCTCACACCTCCACCCCACCCTGTTACCCTCACACCTCCACCCCGTTACCCTCACACCTCCACCCCACCCTGTTACCCTCACACCTCCACCCCACCCTGTTACCCTCACACCTCCACCCCACCCTGTTACCCTCACACCTCCACCCCACCCCGTTACCCTCACACCTCCACCCCGTTACCCTCACACCTCCACCCCGTTACCCTCACACCTCCACCCCGTTACCCTCACACCTCCACCCCGTTACCCTCACACCTCCACCCCGTTACCCTCACACCTCCACCCCGTTACCCTCACACCTCCACCCCGTTACCCTCACACCTCCACCCCGTTACCCTCACACCTCCACCCCGTTACCCTCACACCTCCACCCCGTTACCCTCACACCTCCACCCCGTTACCCTCAAAACTCCACCCTACCCCGTTACCCTCAAAACTCCACCCTACCCCGTTACCGtcacacctccaccctaccccgTTACCGtcacacctccaccctaccccgTTACCGTCACACCTCCACCCCGTTACCGTCACACCTCCACCCCGTTACCGTCACACCTCCACCCCGTTACCCCTCCACCCCGTTACCCTCACACCTCCACCCCGTTACCCtcacacctccaccctaccccgTTACCGtcacacctccaccctaccccgTTACCGtcacacctccaccctaccccgTTACCGtcacacctccaccctaccccgttaccctcacacctccaccctaccccgTTACCGtcacacctccaccctaccccgttaccctcacacctccaccccgttaccctcacacctccaccccgttaccctcacacctccaccccgttaccctcacacctccaccccgttaccctcacacctccaccccgttaccctcacacctccaccccgttaccctcacacctccaccccgttaccctcacacctccaccccgttaccctcacacctccaccccgttaccctcacacctccaccccgttaccctcacacctccaccccgttaccctcacacctccaccccgttaccctcacacctccaccccgttaccctcacacctccaccctaccccgttaccctcacacctccaccctaccccgTTACCCTCACACCTCCAACCTACCACGTTACCCTCACACCTCCACCCTCACACCTCCACCCTGTTACCCTCACACCTCCACCCTGTTACCCTCACACCTCCACCCTGTTACCCTCACACCTCCACCCTGTTACCCTCACACCTCCACCCTGTTACCCTCACACCTCCACCCTGTTACCCTCACACCTCCACCCTGTTACCCTCACACCTCCACCCTGTTACCCTCACACCTCCACCCTGTTACCCTCACACCTCCACCCCACCCTGTTACCCTCACACCTCCACCCCACCCTGTTACCCTCACACCTCCACCCCACCCTGTTACCCTCACACCTCCACCCTGTTACCCTCACACCTCCACCCCACCCTGTTACCCTCACACCTCCACCCTGTTACCCTCACACCTCCACCCCACCCTGTTACCCTCACACCTCCACCCCACCCTGTTACCCTCACTCCTCCACCCCACCCTGTTACCGTCACACCCCCACCCTGTTACCGTCACACCCCCACCCTGTTACCCTCACACCTCCACCATTCCCCCCACTCTCTCACCGTGCTACTAAGACATCGTCCACACAGGGTGCTCCTGAACTCTCCGAAGGTCTGCTTGGTGGCGCTGGTGGTGTAGAATCCCTCCGCCAGCAGTACGATGCAGTAGAGGAAGAAGAATGAAGCCAAGAAATAGATAACATACTGGAAGTACTGGATACTATGTAGAAAGAGAAGGAAGTACAGGAGGGAGAACCGAGAGGCGGAGAGGCGGAGAGGCggagggggagaacagagaggcggaggggcagaacagagaggcagaggggcaggggggagaacagagaggcagaggggcaggggggagaacagagaggcagaggggagaacagagaggcggaggggcagaacagagaggcagcagggcaggggggagaacagagaggcagaggggcaggggggagaacagagaggcagaggggcagaacagagaggcagaggggcaggggggagaacagagaggcagaggggcaggggggagaacagagaggcggaggggcagaacagagaggcggaggggcagaacagagaggcggaggggcagggggaagaacagagaggcagagggcagaacagagaggcagcagggcaggggggagaacagagaggcaggggggagaacagagaggcaggggggagaacagagaggcagaggggcagaacagagaggcagaggggcagaacagagaggcagaggggcaggggggagaacagagaggcagaggggcaggggggagaacagaggcggaggggcagaacagagaggcggaggggcaggggggagaacagagaggcttAGGGGcagggggagaacagagaggcggaggggcaggggggagaacagagaggcggaggggcagaacagagaggcggaggggcagaacagagaggcggaggggcagaacagagaggcggaggggcaggggggagaacagagaggcggaggggcaggggggagaacagagaggcgaAGGGGcaggggggagaacagagaggcgaAGGGGcaggggggagaacagagaggcgaagggagaacagagaggcggagggagaacagagaggcggagggagaacagagaggcggagggagaacagagaggcggaggggcaggggggagaacagagaggcggaggggcaggggggagaacagagaggcggaggggcagggggagaacagagaggcggaggggcaggggggagaacagagaggcaggggggagaacagagaggcaggggggagaacagagaggcaggggggagaacagagaggcggaggggcaggggggagaacagagaggcggaggggcagaacagagaggcggaggggcaggggggagaacagagaggcggaggggcagaacagagaggcggaggggcagaacagagaggcggaggggcaggggggagaacagagaggcagaggggcaggggggagaacagagaggcagaggggcagggggagaacagagaggcagcGGGGCAGGGGGAGAACAGAGGCAgcggggcaggggggagagaggcagcggggcaggggggagagaggcagcggggcaggggggagagaggcagcggggcaggggggagagaggcagcggggcaggggggagagaggcagcggggcaggggggagagaggcagcggggcaggggggagagaggcagcggggcaggggggagagaggcagcggggcaggggggagagaggcagcggggcaggggggagagaggcagcggggcaggggggagagaggcagcggggcaggggggagagaggcagcggggcaggggggagagaggcagcggggcaggggggagagaggcagcggggcaggggggagagaggcagcggggcaggggggagagaggcagcggggcaggggggagagaggcagcggggcaggggggagagaggcagcggggcaggggggagagaggcagcggggcaggggggagagaggcagcggggcaggggggagagaggcagcggggcaggggggagagaggcagcggggcaggggggagagaggcagcggggcaggggggagagaggcagcggggcaggggggagagaggcagcggggcaggggggagagaggcagcggggcaggggggagagaggcagcggggcaggggggagagaggcagcggggcagaacagagaggcagcggggcaggggggagaacagagaggcagcggggcaggggggagagaggcagaggggcaggGGGGATAACAGAGAGGCAGCGGGGCAGGGTGGagaacagagaggcagaggggcagaacagagaggcggaggggcaggggggagaacagagaggcagcggggcaggggggagagaggcagaggggcaggggggagaacagagaggcagcGGGGCAGGGTGGagaacagagaggcagaggggcaggggggagagaggcagaggggcaggggggagaacagagaggcagcGGGGCAGGGTggagaacagagaggcaggggggagaacagagaggcggcggagcagaacagagaggcggaggggcaggggggagaacagagaggcagaacagagaggcGGAGGGGCAGGGGGCAGAACAGAGAGGCAGCAGGGCAGGGGGCagaacagagaggcagaggggcaggttggagaacagagaggcagaggggcaggggggagaacagagaggcggcggggcagaacagagaggcggaggggcaggggggagaacagagaggcagaacagagaggcGGAGGGGCAGGGGGCAGAACAGAGAGGCAGCAGGGCAGGGGGCagaacagagaggcagaggggcaggGTGGAGAACAGAGAGGCGGAGGGGCAGGGGGCAGAACAGAGAGGCAGCAGGGCAGGGGGCagaacagagaggcagaggggcaggggggagaacagagaggcagaggggcagggtggagaacagagaggcggaggggcagggggcagaacagagaggcagaggggcaggGTGGAGAACAGAGAGGCGGAGGGGCAGGGGGCAGAACAGAGAGGCAGCAGGGCAGGGGGCagaacagagaggcagaggggcaggggggagaacagagaggcggCGGGGCAGAACAAAGAGG includes the following:
- the LOC110489159 gene encoding myelin proteolipid protein-like isoform X1 yields the protein MGCYDCCMKCLGGVPYCSLVATLLCFSGIALFCGCGHQALTEMERLIERYFARNLQDYSTLAYLIQYFQYVIYFLASFFFLYCIVLLAEGFYTTSATKQTFGEFRSTLCGRCLSSTFILITYLLVVVWLLVFAFSALPVYFFYNMDTTCHTITVLTEKNPASINQLCIDARQYGLLPWNALPGKACGMTLSTVCTTREFRLTYDLYIATFAGAGITLLALIHCCLQLAVRQVALKEERRQEKDQRKSYELYGRLQKDIGGTLRSPYAPHIISDSLPPDCPPPLPILHGNP
- the LOC110489159 gene encoding myelin proteolipid protein-like isoform X4, coding for MGCYDCCMKCLGGVPYCSLVATLLCFSGIALFCGCGHQALTEMERLIERYFARNLQDYSTLAYLIQYFQYVIYFLASFFFLYCIVLLAEGFYTTSATKQTFGEFRSTLCGRCLSSTFILITYLLVVVWLLVFAFSALPVYFFYNMDTTCHTITVLTEKNPASINQLCIDARQYVPSDLRPVHRNVCRGWHHTLGAAHLHGVHHL
- the LOC110489159 gene encoding myelin proteolipid protein-like isoform X2, which gives rise to MGCYDCCMKCLGGVPYCSLVATLLCFSGIALFCGCGHQALTEMERLIERYFARNLQDYSTLAYLIQYFQYVIYFLASFFFLYCIVLLAEGFYTTSATKQTFGEFRSTLCGRCLSSTFILITYLLVVVWLLVFAFSALPVYFFYNMDTTCHTITVLTEKNPASINQLCIDARQYGLLPWNALPGKACGMTLSTVCTTREFRLTYDLYIATFAGAGITLLALLTYMVSTTYNFALLRYLGRKGVGTRC
- the LOC110489159 gene encoding myelin proteolipid protein-like isoform X3 yields the protein MGCYDCCMKCLGGVPYCSLVATLLCFSGIALFCGCGHQALTEMERLIERYFARNLQDYSTLAYLIQYFQYVIYFLASFFFLYCIVLLAEGFYTTSATKQTFGEFRSTLCGRCLSSTFILITYLLVVVWLLVFAFSALPVYFFYNMDTTCHTITVLTEKNPASINQLCIDARQYVPSDLRPVHRNVCRGWHHTLGADPLLPPAGSQTGGPKGREEAGERPEEKL